The sequence below is a genomic window from Monodelphis domestica isolate mMonDom1 chromosome 2, mMonDom1.pri, whole genome shotgun sequence.
CTCACATCTCAGGGTCtctgcattttaaaaatctctttctcaACAATTCTCTCAATCAGTTCCCCACAACAACCAGTGAGGTAGGCAGGTTGATGTCTCTgctctatttttcagatgagaaaacggaggctcACAAAGGTGCAGTAATCAAAACTGAAGTTCTTAAGTAACTTCAAACTGAGTACTGTTAGTGCTGGAAGGAATCATCCATATCAGTGCGgtcaaattcaaaaagaaatgagGCCATTCCTGTGGCTGCATGTTGACTCTGGAAAGCTGTTACTTATGCTCTAttgtgttatttcttttttttttttaatcctcaccttccaccttaaaataaatactatgtaggttaggcaatgggggttgtaacttgcccagggtcacatagctgggaagtgtctgaggccagatttgaatgtgggACTTCCTGTcgctaggtctggctctccatccactgagctacccagctgccttctattgtgttatttttttaatgaaatatttccgTTATATTTTCATTGGGTTCTGGCCAAACTAGAGTGTTGCTAGAAATGTGCTGGGTATTTGACACTGGTCAGCTGCCTCCTTTTTGCACCAAGATTTCTATACACAATAGATACTtggaaaatgcttgttgaattaaataccAAAGGAAAAGCTGGGAATGGAAATAAGGCCTGAGTCATTCACTAACAAAGTCTGTAGTAGGTGGGACCTGATCTCTCCTGTTACCCAGACTAAGGTTTGTTGTTGGGCGAGGGGAGGGGTTTTACCCTGTACATCAGGCCAACAAGGAGGGCAAATAGCCCTTTCCTAGAAGCCCCCATCTTTGCTGCCTATAGCCTTTAGAGCACAAATGAGTGAAGAGCCACAAGACTGGTTAGTGACGTGGGGAGGGTGTATTTTATTGAGGGGATGCCTCAGGGTGAAAAGACCCACTTTGGGCCTCCCCTTCCTCCAGCTCCGTGAAGACAGCATGGTGCATGGCTTCTACATATTGAGAGCCACCAGGATCAGAGAATCGGAGCCCTGCCAGGGGCAGGAAGTGCTCAGTGCTGAAATAACGCAGGACAGGGCGAGGGGCACAGAGGGCTTGGACAAATACCTGtaatgggaagggggagaaagagggagccTCAGGAAGAAGCATGCACAGGGCATCAACCCCCTTTGCCTTTACCTCAAGCCCCAGAGAGCTGCTTCTGGGCCTCCTCAGGCCCTTTCTGACCTCCATCTCCCACCCTCCAGGGGAGCAGAGCCCCTGCTGCACCTCACCTCCACCACATCCTCTGGGTCCTGGGCCACCTCTCGGAAGACCCGCTCACAGTGGCGCTGATAGCGGGAGAAGAGAGCCCGAGTGTCCAGGTCAGCACTTCCCAAAACTCCACCAGGTCCCCCCTCCAGTTTCTCCTGGAAAGCGGTGCGAACAGGGCCGCACTCTATGAGACTGATGCTGGCAGGGCAGAAAAGGAGCAGATAGGGATGAGGGGTGTCAGCCTTGTCCACCCTCTGCCCCTCCCCATGTCCCAGCACCCTCTCCTcaacctttccccttcttccccaggATTAGGGGGTGACAAAGCACCTAAGTGATGTGCGTCCACGAATCAGAGCATTTGTGTAGGAAGAGACATTGGAAATCCAACTTTCTTGTTTTGctttggagaaaactgaggcacaaagatgtTAGGGAAACGGTAGCATCCAAGGCCTCTGATAATAGGTCCGGAGTTGTTTCCACTCTATGCTTGTGGCAAGGGGAATGGGAGAAAGCACTTACAGTTTTAAGCAGAACTTCTGGTAGAACAGAAATCCTGGgcttttcctagctgtgggaccctgggcaagtcacttaatccctactacctagtccttactactcttctgccttagaaccaatatactgtattgacagaaagtaagggttaaaaaaaaaaaagaaatcttgggCTGTACCTGGGTACCTTGGGGTGTTCAGGGGTATTCTGTTTACTCACTGGACCCCGAAGGGCAGCAACAGCACAGCCAGACTCTCACATAGACCCTCCAGTGCAAACTTGCTAGCACAGTAAACTGCATTAAAGGGCAAGCCtttggaggcagggagagaacaagagaaagaggCTGAGCTAAAACCTGGATGGTTCCAACCCCACACACCCAATCAATGTCCACACTCTTCTTGAAAACCCCATAATAATCAACATCTGGCCTCCCCATCCCCCAACTCACCCATCAGCCCGCCAACACTCCCAGTGACAAGCACTCGGCCTGTACCACGCCGCTTCATATCTGGAAGGAAAGCCTGGAGCATACGCACTGTTCCCACCACGTTCACATCTAACACGGAACCCACAGCCTCCATTTCGTGGGCTTCCAGTGGCCCGAGCAGGCCACGGCCAGCATTGCACACTGAGGAGAGAAGCCCATGCCTCATCCccaccctcctccctcctccctgggaGCCTTCCACTGGCCCAGGAACATCCCTAGTCAAACTTCCCCAATCCAACCCTGCTAGGGCATCCTCAGATTTCCAGTTCACTTTCTTTCATGCAGAAAACAGTGActgtagggggcagctaagtcactcaatgaattgagatccaggcctagagttcaaatgtggcctcagacacttcctacctg
It includes:
- the HSD17B1 gene encoding 17-beta-hydroxysteroid dehydrogenase type 1, producing MERKVVLITGCSSGIGLHLAWRLAADPSGSFKVYATLRDLRAQGPLWEGARVRGCPPGSLETLQLDVTDPSSVASARDHVSEGRVDVLVCNAGRGLLGPLEAHEMEAVGSVLDVNVVGTVRMLQAFLPDMKRRGTGRVLVTGSVGGLMGLPFNAVYCASKFALEGLCESLAVLLLPFGVHISLIECGPVRTAFQEKLEGGPGGVLGSADLDTRALFSRYQRHCERVFREVAQDPEDVVEVFVQALCAPRPVLRYFSTEHFLPLAGLRFSDPGGSQYVEAMHHAVFTELEEGEAQSGSFHPEASPQ